In Miscanthus floridulus cultivar M001 chromosome 8, ASM1932011v1, whole genome shotgun sequence, the sequence CTAACCAGTGGCCCGTGCATCAGCTCGATGTAAAGAATGCCTTCCTACATGGCACCTTGTCAGAGACAGTGTATTGTGTACAGCCGTCTGGTTTTGAGGATCCCACCCACCCGGACTTCGTGTGTCAGCTCAACAAGTCCTTGTATGGGTTGAAGCAGGCTCCTCGCGCTTGGTACAGTCGGTTCGCCACTTTTCTGTTGTCTCTCGGGTTTGTCGAAGCCAAGTTAGACACCTCGCTCTTCGTCTACAGGCGCGGCTCAGATATTGCCTACCTCCttctgtatgtggatgacatcgtcctCACAGCCTCCTCCTCGGGTCTCCTTCGGCGGATCATTTCGGCCCTCCAACAAGAGTTCTCGATGAAAGATCTTGGCAAACTGCATCACTTTCTCGGTATGCATGTTCAGCAGTGTGGTGACGGTCTCTTCCTTTCACAGCGGCAGTATATGCTAGATATCTTGGACCGTGCTGGGATGGCTGAGTGTAAGCCGTGCTCTACTCCAGTCGACACAAACCCCAAGGTTGCAGCTGCTGATGGTCCTCCTGTGGCTGATGCAACAGATTATCGAAGTCTTGCAGGCGCATTACAGTATCTGACCTTCACACGGCCTGACATTGCCTATGCTGTCCAGCAAGTCTGCCTTCACATGCATGACCCACGGGCACCACACTTGGCAGCACTCAAGCGCATCCTTCGCTATGTTCGGGGCACTCTACACTTGGGTCTACTATTGCGGCCATCTCCTGCCACTGATCTTGTGGTCTACACTGACGCTGATTGGGCTGGTTGCCCTGACACGCGCAAGTCCACCTCGGGCTACGCCGTGTTCCTCGGTGATAATCTTgtctcctggtcctccaagcgtCAGAATACAGTCTCCAGATCCAGTGCTGAAGCTGAGTACCGCGCGGTGGCCAATGGTGTTGCTGAGGCCTCTTGGCTGCGTCAGCTTCTGCTTGAGCTCCATGCCCCCCTTAGGCGAGCTACTTTGGTCTATTGTGACAACATTAGCGCCGTCTACATGTCTTCCAACCCAGTTCAGCATCAGCGCACCAAGCACATCGAGATTGACCTCCATTTCGTTCGGGAGAAGGTTGCCGCTGGTCATGTTCATGTCCTGCATGTGCCAACCTCATCCCAATATGCAGACATCTTCACCAAAGGTCTTCCATCTTCGGTCTTCACAGAGTTCAGGTCCAGCCTGAACGTGCGCGGTGGCGACGATCAGACTGCGGGGGCGTGTTAGACTGCTATATTATGGGCTTTTAGCATTGCCGTATGGGCTGTTAGGCCCTGGGCTTGGGCTGTAGACGCCCCTTGGGGTTTTATGGTAGATGATCTTGGTTtaggcaaggatcaccgttgattgggtgtttctataaacccttaacagtccttgcctatatattgtaCTCATTTGGTACCTCCATAATCAATCTACTAAGTTTTCCCGAGCCATCTATTCTTTCAATCAGCACCAAGGACACTGGGTCAATGTCACACCTGTGGCCGCCGGCAAGGTCAAACCAATGGCGTGAGCAACCACAGGAGGGAATCAGAGGAGGGGATCTCCAGTAACCAGGAGGAAGATCGTCTTCCTGATCTCTTTTCGTGTTTCTGAAATATTTTATGTTCTGGCTCTTTTTTCTTGCCCTTGGCACTTGTAGACTTGGTGTGGCTCTCCACCTGGGTCCCATGGCTCATGGATCCACTTGACATTGAGAGGCACTCTTCATCTCAGGTGTTACAGTCAAGTTATGCAAATCGCGAGCTCTGGATTATGATCCACTAAAGGCTATTCATTTTCAGTACTATTGTACTAAACCTAAGATTTGGGTCAAATCCCTTCAACTGGACAACAATTGTCATCCTAACAAGACAGAAAATTAGATTTCATTTATATACCTTTCAAAATCTCACGAGCTGCATCCGTGTTGCGGAAATCAGTAGCTTGGTAAACCTTCACAAAAAGGTATACGACAATTCAGAATAGATTTATAGTGTTCCATAACAGGAGAAACTACACTGCATAGCAGTAGCAGGTAAAAGATACTCGAATTCACTAAAATATTGTTCTATTATCATGTAGCCTGGATTAGTGGATTTTGCCCCAGCCCCAGATTTCCAGAAGCTTTAGCTAAAGTGACAAACTCTGCCTTCTCCACAAGAGTACACAACTAGCCTTAGTGAAAATTAGGGGGGATTCTTAGACAAAGAAATAAAAGATATTGAGTGTGAACCTGGACGAAGCGGACACGCAGGTCGGCGACGACGGCACGGATCTTATAGTATTCGGAGGTGTGGAACCCCGCTTCCTCGAGCTTCCGCTTCCTCGGCGCTGGCGCGGGCACGGGCGCAGGAGCCggggctggcgcgggcgcggCCACTGCGGGCGCAGGCGCATCTGACTGAGGGGCATGAGGAGTAGGAGGAGAGACCTTTTGATCCGGTGCGGGTGCAGCCGTGGGCTCTGCCgagggaggaggaggcggggCGGTGGTGTCGACGGCGGTGGTCGGAGCGGCCATGTTCGGGTGCGCCGTGCGCGTTGGGAAATGAGCGAGTGCAAGCTTTCTGAGTTCTGACGGTGGGCTTGGGCTCCGAGGAAGACAGGTTTTGCGACTCCGGACACACCAGTAAAGGCCGATTGGCACATTGGCACGCATCAAATTCCCTTcatgtttctaaaaaaaaaacaaattcccTTCCTCTCTAGTATCTCTCTACCTAAAATAAAACAATATGAACACAAGTTCACTTCAAAAATTCAAAGGAATTCCACTTTTTAAAAACGCGCGGTAGAAAAAAAATTCAATGCAAAGGGTTGCATCCAAAATTTTGGAAAAATAACTTAATATCTATTTTTTTATACCTAATAACTTAATATCTAGGGGAGCTTTTCCTCTTCTTCGAGTCCAAAATTTTCTCGGACGCAAAAAAAAAAGTCCAAATTTTTCTCATGACCTTCATCTATAGCACGATCGTAGACTTTGATGGAAGGAAGAAAGTGGTGGTCTTGTATTGGCCAGTACCGATGGGGTAGACACTTCTAGGTTATTGAGTCGATCCAAAACTTCTAAAATAAAATGCATAATATTAGCGCCACAAAATTAATAGGTTTAGTACGTTaactttttttagataatggaacaagCTTTCAGTCTCTACATCGTTTGACGACCTACACAGCTGAGGTTTAGTACGTTAATGAGTAATGACTAATAAAGAGTTTCACGTTGTTGAAACTTCTGGCGCTGTTAAACGTGTTTGATTGCTCGTAGGAGTAGGAGTTTCAGGAGTAACTCTCCTGAGCGCGCAACTATAAATTTCAACTTGTTCCATACCATTCTGTTCTCTGGCCCCTTCTCTTCTCCATGGAGCCTAGGGAAGGCGTCTTGGAACTCCTGTTGGTCAGCGCCGAGGGCCTCAAGCATGCTCATCATCGCCCGTGACGTCTGTGACAACAACCACCCTGCAGTTTTCAGATTCAGAAGTTGAATTTCTTATGAGCACATTATGATTAGACTCATCGCGCAGCTGATCTTCTTGTTTCCAGGATCAAAAAGACATTACGTGACCATTGAGTGCGGGGACAAAATTGTGACGAGCAAAATCACACAAGGTATGAACCATTTTGATGATACTAACATATAATAGGTGCGTTAATTCTAGTTGATATTTTACTTGCCAAAAATGATCAGTTGAGTGGCCGATGAGTTCTCTTAGAGCTGGCAATGGTGATTTACTGATTTGCGGCAGGTAGGGGTAAAAAGATTTGGTGGAACGAGAAGTTCAGGTTCGCACTGACAGACGCCGAACGCAAGGAGCTGGAGAAGGTGACGCTGACGATCATGGAGATGGACAAATTCACAGAAGACACCGCTGTCGGCGAAACCAGGTACGCCGAGCACACAGCTATCACGACGACGAGCTCGGAATTCTCGACCGCTTGCAACAACTGCATATACATAAACATCGCTCAGGAACACGTTGACGCTTAATTTGCAGGGTGTACGTCGGCGAGATCATCAGCGAGGGCAGCGAGCTGGAGTTCCTGCAGATGAAGCCGGCGGCGTACAACATCGTGCTCGAGGACGGCACGTACAAGGGCGTGCTCAAGCTGGGCCTCAAGTTCATCTCCAGCGTAAGCACGCACGCACACGATGAGTACACTCGTTTGACTTTCAGTTGCTCACCCCCATCGATGTGATACGGCACCTGAACTCGTCCATCGCGACAAATAAAATGCAGGTTAGCCTGGAGCAGTCGAGAGACTGCGTGCGGTGCCCTGCGCCGACGACGAAGCAGACGAGCGCCGCCGGGTACGGGCTGTTTCTCAACTTCGCGCTGCCGAGCATCCCGTGGAGGAGGCTCTTCTTCTTCTGCAGTCGCTGGGCCTGGAACCATGGACAAGCGCCGAGAAAGAGGTGTGAAGACTGAAAACCCGGCGCTGTGAGACACGGAGATAGATGTTCGTCAGGTGTTGTGGCATAGCATGCCGTGAAGTTGCAAAAGTTATGACGCTGCGCGTTTGCTTATGGTGGCGGGTGGTCTCGCATTTGTTGGTGGCGGTGCCAGATTGAACTGTGGGTCAATGCGATTTTTGGATTTGTTAATAGGGCTGACAAATGCTTTAGTCTGGTGCCATCAAAGTGTACCAAAAAGGTTGGCTTCAATACAGAGGATTAACGTTTTTTGTTTTCTTGGGAAAATCTGTACGCGTGTCTTGTTCATTTGACAGGATGCAGCACAGATACAAAAACATGTGTACATAcacaaaataaaagaaagaaattCATTCAGCAAAAATAAGAGAGGAATAATAGCTGCTGCTAATCTCATTCAGTAATCAGGCATGGGGGAATGGATCTATTTGATTTCTGAAACATCTCTCTGGGTGGAACGGTAAAAAATACCTCTTCTTGCGCTATTACAAATTTACGATTTACGATACATGTCGCCCTGTTTGCTTgggtttgtttggctgataagacatggctgaaagtactgttgactgatttggtataagagaaaaatattgttcgttggctgaaaaagtacggcttataaaccaaacaaACTCAAACGAACGGGGTAACAATTGGAAACTGTCTATACAACACTAGAGCGCTAAATCGTGAACGATCACCCAATTCGTTTCCAGCGATCAAATCTGACATGTGCACCAGTTTCCTTTTCCAGAAAAAGGAATTCCCCACCTCTTTTCGTTTTCGCACGCGGAAAGGAACGTAAACATGGAGTAGGTTTGTTTACATTGGTTTGCTCCTTTTACGCATGCACGTGCTTCGTTGATTTGCTTCCTTTTTATTACGTGCCCATTTGGGTGGTGGTAAttaaataaaatatatttttataagttAGATGACATGCATGTAAAAGTCAGATGAAAACTTATATTACAAGCCAACATTAATAACTTATATTATAATAACTTATTTATATAACTTATAAGTTAGATGAACAAAATTATATGTACAAGTTAGCATTGATAACTTATATTATAATAACTTGTTTGTATAAACGTATAAGTTAGATAAATAAACTTACATATACAGGTCAACATTGATAAGTTATATTATAATAACTTGTTTGTATAACTTATAAGTTAGATTAATAAGCTTATATGTGCAAGTCAATATCAATAACTTCTATTATAATAATTTATTTGTATAATTTAGATATATAACTTGATGAATGGCTTGGATGTAAAGTTTAACATAAAAGTTATATTAAAAACTTAGATGTAGAAATTAATATCACAACACATTAGCAGAAATATGAAACTATGTACGAAAATAACTATGTAGTATAATTTACAAATACGTACAAAAATAAAAAATGgtagaaaggaaaaaagaaagaaaacaaagaaatGTTCGTGTAGGTGTCGCCTTGCCATGCTGACCGGTACACAGCCGCATGTCACGGGGGTAATATATTTGAGAATGAGTAAAGGAAAGGACAGAAAAGAAAATGGACAAAAAGGGAATGTTATGAGTCCATGTAGACGCGGTCTCATTCGCTGTGGTCAAATCGCGCGAACGACCTCGGAAATGAAATTGGGTCTCCTGACACCCGATTGTTTTCTTTGTAGCTTTTTCCTCTGCCATCTCTTCCGTCTGGTCTGGCTGCCTCAAAAAAATTCTTCTAAACCgtcggagatggagaagaaaagagggagacaaaaaaaaaaaagagaaagagtgTTCCAAAATCCCAGGTTGGATAGCATTTCTCTACTATTTACGACTGTCTTCGATCGCTAATCTATATGGACATCTAAATTAAAAATAAGTAATAGAAGATTCAAAATCAGCCTCTACTAAAGGACAGAAGGTCTATTTTAGGTTGTCTGAGCGATCCAAATATGAATATTTTCTCTTGGAAACCATTAACAGAAAAGATTTTCTTTTAGGTTCTGTCGTTGAAAATGATGTCCAATGAGTATTGAATTCTTTGATGATAAGGTTAGAATGAGCCTTGTATTTTATGTATTTTAGGTGTTTGCTGTTCCGTCCGATGTTACGGCAAGCACGTGCTGGGACGTGCAGGGAAGAACCGAACACTTAACACAGATGAAGGGACCCTGACCCACCGACTGCGCCGCCGGCCTCGATTCCTCGAAAGAGCTGGAGAACAGCAAAGCAAGAAGAGACACGGAGATGGAGATGCTGCGGACGCGAGACCAGGCTCCCACGACGTCATAAACCTCTCTGCCATTAGAGTAGGAGGGGGGAGGAGGAGAAGCAGAGCGCGGACCTTCTCCTCCTCGCTCCACGTGAAGCGCGGCCCGCGACCGACAGGAGCTCGCTCGCTGTCATCTCGAGGTAAAGCACCCTCCGATCCCAACTCGAATGGTCGCACGCGTCCGAGTGCCCACTCGTATCGAATCGGATGATATTGGTAGCTCGCGTATGCTGGGGGATGAGGCGCTCAGGGACTGGGAGCTTGCTCTTCGTTTCGCGCACACGTGGTGTTCGGAGAAATGCCCCGTATAGCAGAGTAGCTGGCATTCGGACTTTCCGTGAATTTTTCTCTATTTATCTGAGCCTTCAGATCCTGGTCATCCTATTCCAGCAACTGGATTGCTTCTGCTTGCTCGGCTGTTTTTGTAGATTGCTGATGCTCATGAGATTCGGTCTTACTAGGGTAGGGTGCTACTGTCGGATACTACGTGCTAGCTATATTCTCTGTTTGGTAGCCACTGAAATGACTCAGCTTCTAGAGAATTACTTCAGTGAGCTAAATACTCTGTTCATTATTGCTTCCTGCAGATCTCAAGCAGCCGATTAGTTGGACTTTTTTTATATACTTATTACTACCTTGCAATCTAGTAAAAGATGAACTCGACACGCCGAGCTTCAAAAGCGGCAAAGTCAACAATCAATTACCACAGGTTTTCATTAGATGAGCACCACTTATTTGAGCCAGATGCTTTGATTACTAAGGAGCGAGAtgccaatcatcaatcaagccaAAGTTCTCAATCTTGCAGAACATATGCTTGCAGAAGATTGACCACTCCCCAGTTTGTATCTGCATTGGCTGGAATCTGGAATCTTGTTGGCCAGCCTGAATCATCTGGCACAACTCAAAGATCTGAGATTCATGGGACTTCGAGTAGGGAAGACCATGTGTGCTTTAGCAGGGATCAACAAGGAAATATACTGACACCTTGCTATGTGGAAAGCTCAAGTGGTCTGAGATCTCAAAACTGTTTGTCTACACCTAAAAAAATTTATGAGGATCTTATTTCGGTAAAGAAGATGTTGATGCTGACACCATTCAATAgcgtcattggtgcatcatccACATGGAGGCATATGTCCACAAATAAGGTTGGAGGTGCTCATCATTTGCACTGTGGAAATATATACTCTATGCTAACTGAAAAGATTGGGACTTCTCAGAGTAGCAAAAGAAGCATGTGTGAGGAAACTTATGCTTGTTCCACCAATATGGACATTAGGGACGATAGCTATTTGAATCAAACAAGAAGCACGCCTGACGAGCTATTTACTATCTCAAATGAAGAAGCTAGCAGTACACATGATCGGGAAAGTTCTCAACACAATACTGAATGTAATCTAGAAATTTTCCaagaagaaaatatttttttagcTTGCCCAGTGCACGAAATGGAAATTGGCAAAGACACGAGGATAATGCCAGGAAATCAGATTTTCAGTAAGGCATGCACAGATGTTCAGCTTGACGAATCGAAACACATGTCTTGTCTGGTGGGTGATACTGTTGTCCTCAATTCAGAAAATGCAGATGAACGTGCTTGTAGAGATGATGTGTGTCTGCAGCTTTCTGTAGACAAGTGTTCACAAGAGCTCCAACCAACTTTTCAGCATCGATTTGATGGTGCTGTTACCGTAAACAGGCATGCTGTGGCAGGAGCATTAGCTGGGACAGCAGTCAGTGTTTCTTTGCATCCAATTGATACTGTGAAAACGATAATTCAGGCTAACAGTTGTGGACAAAGTTCAGTCTACCATACACTAAGGCGCACCCTTGTTGAGAGAGGTAATGCTCTATAAGAGCAATTTCCACAACTTAAATTTTCTTTCCAATTTCCATGTATCGTTACCCTTTGAGAACTATAATTTCCTATATTAATTTAGTGCTTGATGATTTGCAAAGGCGTTCTGGGGCTATATGGAGGACTTGCTAGCAAACTTGCTTGTTCTGCGCCAATTTCTGCAATTTATACTTTAACTTACGAAACAGTCAAAGGGGCTCTTCTGCCTGTTTTTCCAAAGGTAATTTCAGTTTGGTTTTTATGCTGAAATTTTTGTCGTCGTTACATGGTATATCCTTCAGTCTTCTATGTGCTGTTACATTGAGTGATTGAGATCTCTACAGGAATATCATTCAATTGCGCATTGTGCTGCCGGTGGCTGTTCTAGTATTGCAACATCCTTTGTTTTTACACCCAGTGAATGCATAAAACAACAAATGCAAGTGGGTTCCCATTATCAGAACTGCTGGTATTCAATTTCGGATTTTCCTTGCCTCTTTTTGGGTTGTTCATTCGTTTATTTCCTGTATTTAAAAGCTTCATTTTCTAGCATAACAAATAGCAAGATAGACACGAATCTACTAGTTTCATGGCATGACTAATGCTTGAGTAGGATATCTTCAAACGAATGCTTCAGTAGGATGTCGTCTTTTCATCATCCTCTAATAAGAGTTTCATGCCATCAGGAATGCTTTAGTAGGATGCCTCAAAAAGGGTGGCATTGCTTCATTATATGCTGGATGGGGTGCTGTTCTTTGCAGAAATATCCCACATTCCATAGTAAAGGTACCAAAATTGAAGTACTTGCATTCAAGTCCAATAATTCaaaattttctttaatttttggtGTTTAAAGAACATGATCCCTTTTTTGAATTTTGTAGTTTTATGCCTATGAGAGTCTGAAGCAGTCTCTGTTGAAATCAGCACCTGATAGTGCCAAACTCAATTCTGGCCAAACGGTTAGTTTTTGAACCTTAGTACCTTGTtaaagcatcattcattcattcttaTACCCATGACCTGAAGTAGAAGTGTAGAACCCATGGGCACTTCTAATACTATCCTGCATTGTTTGCCAATGCTTCGAACAGAAAAAAAATGATGATTAACCTCTCCTTAGCATCTGCATCTCAAATACAACAGATAAAACCAACCTTGCACCCCTTTGGTTCATTGCAGCTTTTATGCGGAGGTTTTGCTGGGTCA encodes:
- the LOC136474530 gene encoding mitochondrial aspartate-glutamate transporter AGC1-like; this translates as MNSTRRASKAAKSTINYHRFSLDEHHLFEPDALITKERDANHQSSQSSQSCRTYACRRLTTPQFVSALAGIWNLVGQPESSGTTQRSEIHGTSSREDHVCFSRDQQGNILTPCYVESSSGLRSQNCLSTPKKIYEDLISVKKMLMLTPFNSVIGASSTWRHMSTNKVGGAHHLHCGNIYSMLTEKIGTSQSSKRSMCEETYACSTNMDIRDDSYLNQTRSTPDELFTISNEEASSTHDRESSQHNTECNLEIFQEENIFLACPVHEMEIGKDTRIMPGNQIFSKACTDVQLDESKHMSCLVGDTVVLNSENADERACRDDVCLQLSVDKCSQELQPTFQHRFDGAVTVNRHAVAGALAGTAVSVSLHPIDTVKTIIQANSCGQSSVYHTLRRTLVERGVLGLYGGLASKLACSAPISAIYTLTYETVKGALLPVFPKEYHSIAHCAAGGCSSIATSFVFTPSECIKQQMQVGSHYQNCWNALVGCLKKGGIASLYAGWGAVLCRNIPHSIVKFYAYESLKQSLLKSAPDSAKLNSGQTLLCGGFAGSTAALCTTPFDVVKTRVQLQALSPVSKYDGVVHALKEIFRHEGLCGLYRGLTPRLAMYMSQGAIFFTSYEFLNTLMFPEPEKEVPARSF